A genomic stretch from Anaerolineae bacterium includes:
- a CDS encoding EamA family transporter — MLRVERRDLPALIGLGAFSIGTFHVLWNLSVWTNGVAVATVLQEAAPAFVTVMAWLLWRESIDAVKIIAIIVTFVGCVLVARVDILGQASVTWLGALIGLGSAITYGSFSLFGKKVAGKYSTWTILTYGFGFGMLVLFPLQFLAPGPWPLMTPARWWFIALIALPTIVSFSIYTLGLRYLPASIAAIVAISEVVFGAVYAYIFLGERLEWLQIVGAILVIAGVVSLYLPSLHANAQARLQPASSTKGQT, encoded by the coding sequence ATGCTCCGGGTAGAGCGGCGCGACCTGCCGGCGCTGATCGGCCTGGGCGCGTTCAGCATCGGGACGTTCCATGTGCTCTGGAACCTGAGCGTGTGGACCAATGGGGTGGCAGTCGCCACGGTCCTGCAGGAGGCCGCGCCGGCCTTCGTCACCGTCATGGCCTGGCTCCTGTGGCGCGAATCCATAGATGCCGTGAAAATCATCGCCATCATCGTCACCTTTGTCGGCTGTGTGCTGGTGGCGCGAGTGGATATATTGGGGCAGGCATCAGTTACCTGGTTGGGGGCATTGATCGGGCTGGGAAGCGCCATCACCTACGGCAGTTTCAGCCTGTTCGGCAAGAAGGTCGCCGGCAAGTACTCCACCTGGACGATCTTGACATACGGTTTTGGTTTTGGTATGCTGGTGTTGTTCCCACTGCAGTTCCTGGCACCGGGGCCGTGGCCGCTGATGACGCCGGCACGCTGGTGGTTCATTGCGCTCATCGCACTGCCCACCATCGTTTCCTTCAGCATTTACACGCTCGGCCTGCGCTACCTGCCGGCCAGCATCGCCGCCATCGTCGCCATCTCCGAGGTGGTGTTTGGGGCGGTGTATGCCTACATCTTCCTGGGCGAACGCTTGGAATGGCTGCAAATTGTCGGTGCGATATTGGTCATTGCCGGCGTAGTCTCCCTGTACCTGCCCAGCCTGCACGCCAACGCACAAGCACGGCTTCAGCCGGCGAGCAGTACCAAAGGCCAGACCTGA
- a CDS encoding CBS domain-containing protein — MFVRIEMTAHPVTITPDRPVYEAQRVMKENNIRHLPVVNTKGELVGLVTRTSLQEVMPSKLTTLSIWELNYELNKIKVEQAMVRDVITTTEDTPIEKAARIMLEKKIGCLPVMRGNRLVGIITDIDLMRMMVELLGAREPGIRMTLRIPDCEGELARVTNAIAKLDGYIGALGTYPTDDPDKWWLLVKVRHVDKDALVQEIQQLEGIEIVDVRED, encoded by the coding sequence ATGTTTGTCCGAATCGAAATGACGGCCCATCCAGTGACGATTACCCCTGACCGACCGGTCTACGAAGCCCAACGGGTAATGAAGGAGAATAACATCCGCCACCTGCCCGTGGTCAACACCAAGGGCGAGCTGGTGGGACTTGTCACCCGCACCAGCCTGCAGGAGGTCATGCCCTCCAAGCTGACCACCCTCAGCATCTGGGAGCTGAACTACGAGCTGAACAAGATCAAAGTCGAACAGGCCATGGTGCGCGATGTCATTACCACCACGGAAGACACGCCCATTGAGAAAGCCGCCCGCATCATGCTGGAAAAGAAGATCGGCTGCCTGCCGGTCATGCGCGGCAACCGCCTGGTGGGCATCATCACCGACATTGATCTGATGCGCATGATGGTGGAACTGTTGGGGGCCCGGGAACCGGGCATCCGCATGACCCTGCGCATCCCGGACTGCGAGGGGGAGTTGGCGCGCGTGACGAATGCCATCGCCAAGCTGGACGGCTACATCGGCGCGCTGGGCACCTACCCCACGGACGACCCTGACAAATGGTGGCTGTTGGTCAAGGTGCGCCACGTGGACAAGGACGCGCTCGTGCAGGAGATCCAACAGCTCGAGGGCATTGAGATCGTGGACGTGCGGGAGGATTGA
- a CDS encoding GntR family transcriptional regulator translates to MCPTDYSIARDKIRERIISLQLPPGSVISEAQLMEELGLGRTPIREALKLLEAENLVVIVPRRGIFVSEIGLNHLHQIYEMRMALEPLSARLAAMRITPSRLSQLQLCSAEMGHTDNLDIPTVFRVDRAFHRLLATASGNELLVRDVTRHYNLALRLWNLVQSRLTPADLAVDTHVRLIEAVANHDADEAEAVMREHIDRFNRRIRELL, encoded by the coding sequence ATGTGTCCAACGGATTACAGCATCGCACGGGATAAGATACGAGAGCGGATTATCTCTTTACAACTGCCCCCTGGCTCGGTCATCAGCGAGGCCCAGCTCATGGAGGAGCTGGGCTTGGGACGGACCCCCATTCGTGAGGCGCTGAAGCTCCTCGAAGCGGAAAACCTGGTGGTCATCGTGCCGCGCCGCGGCATCTTCGTCTCCGAGATCGGCCTGAATCACCTGCATCAGATTTATGAAATGCGCATGGCATTGGAACCCCTCTCCGCCCGTTTGGCGGCCATGCGCATCACCCCATCGCGCCTCTCGCAGTTACAGCTCTGCTCGGCGGAGATGGGACACACCGACAACCTGGACATTCCCACCGTGTTCCGTGTGGACCGAGCCTTTCACCGCCTGCTGGCAACCGCATCGGGTAACGAGCTGCTGGTGCGGGATGTGACGCGCCATTACAACCTGGCACTGCGCCTGTGGAACTTGGTGCAGAGCCGGCTGACGCCGGCGGACCTGGCCGTGGATACCCATGTGCGCCTGATCGAGGCCGTCGCGAATCATGATGCGGACGAGGCGGAAGCGGTGATGCGCGAGCATATTGACCGCTTCAACCGCCGCATCCGCGAGCTGTTGTGA